cctacctaattcacactttctgaaaccataCAGGAACTAGAACACAGCCATCCGTTGAAATGTGCATGTCTCTGagttttacaatgcagttctccagccaaatgagGTGTACAAGATGCATATGCTAGCATAAAGTATGCATTAAAATTCATATATTTGTCAaagtaatgtacaaaaatgcattatttgaaGGGAAATGGCTCTCCAAATATGTGTATATGaggcaaaatggcatacaaaagtgtgtacattaggagaaagtcacagtaaaatgttgatgaattttcatgagggcttttttaaaaaaaaaaattaaaatggaaattatgtggaaatgtggagaagtaaaCCTAAAATTGGAAAAATTGTAAACGagggagaaaccaaaactgacaatcCCTTGTACCACTCAAACACACAACAGTTGAATGTACAGGAGAGTTTATCTTCCCCACATTAAGATAAACAGGAAGTCCAGCTGGTCTACAGAGGCCCAGCAGAACAATATATCTGCTTCATTACTTAGCTATATATAGAAATTTATATTCTTTAGCCTATTGCATCCTATTAAAACACAGCAAGAGTTGGgaaggggttattggtttgttttgcttttgttttatcatgtattttgtgttttcattttgtatttttatgttgtgaaccgccctgtgaactttggatgaaggacagtatacaaattgaattaacaacaacaacaacaacaacacacaaacttGTTTGTCTGTTACTAAGGTGATGACACTAGTAGTTTAGGATTCTGTGGTTATTGTGTATCCCTGTTTAATAACTTCACCCCTCTGTTGGTACTCCAGTTTCAGAAATTGGGTCTCTTGCATCACTGGAGAAAAACCCTTCTTTATTAAACGTTTCTTtcatgtctttataaatgaaatTGGGGATCATCCCAACATCCTTACATAAGGAAAACCCATTAGCAAATATAGAAGCAGTACTGAGAACTCTTCACGGTCCGTTGGATTTTACCACATTCCTCTGTAACCCCCTTCATCCATAGCTAGCCAGATGATAAACAGAGAGCTCTCTAAGAAGCTTTTGAGAAAAAATGAGGTTCAGAATGTTACACTAGTCCTAGCGATTCCACAGGTGATTGTTAAAGAATACAGAGTtcgtgctttaaaaataaaaataaaaaagtgtccatagaagaagaaaaaagaatatgtGAATGTAGGGCAGGCTAGTAATTTCCAATTATTCAGACATTTCAATGATTATTTTGTGTcatttttatagtattttatgtTTTCTTGTACCTGCATGTGTAGCCTTATTGAGGTAGAACCTAGTCACTTTGGCTAGTTGCCAGTGATACCCTCATCCTAGcagtttgtccaatcctcttttaatgctATCGAAACTGGTGGCCACTGCTACCTCTTGCGGAAGCAAATGTCATagtttatgcactgtgtgaagaagtgcttcattttgtctgtcctgaatattccaacattcagtttcatttgaTAACCCTGAGTTCTAGGTGTGCAGGagaataaaatattttctctATTGACTTTTTCCATGTGCAACCTTAGGCATCTCTATTGTGTCCCTCCTTAGTAAGTCCTTGCTGACCTTTTCCTTCTAAACTAACAGTCTCCTGATGTTGTAACCTTTGCTTGGGGGAGTTGCTCAAGCCCCGTGATCATTTTGGTTACCATATTCTGAAACCTTTTCAGCTCTACCGTATCATTTTTGGAGTGAGGcagccagaactggacacagtgttcCAAGTGCAGTCGCTCCATTGAGTTGTGTAATAGACTCATGGTATTTGAGATTTTATGTTCAATCCTTTCCCTAATGATCCCTTATCTGGAATTCACCTTTTTGACTGCTTCTGCATGTCTTCCGGAGAGTGAGTTCATTCATTTATGTGCTTCCAAAGTTCACAATACGTTTGGTCATAATCCAcagtaatttttgttgttgttacttgcaTTATAAATTGAGATTTTACTGGGGAAAGTGGCTACTGTGAACCATAAAGCAATTGCCTCAATCAAAAGCAATTTTGCAAATTATATGTAAGCACTGAAAGGATCGAACTGTTGCATTTATGCTTTTCACACATTACCGTGCATTAAACCTGGGGTGCCTGATTTGTAGTACCTCactcaatgttgttggactacatatcccatcatccttgccaaATTGccgtgctgactggggctaatgggatatgtagtccatcaacatatgGAGGTTACAGTCTTGGCTACATCTGCCTACGAaagcctattgaaatcaatgcacTTAAGATGGAAAATAGcacttttaaatattttgaaaaagaacgAATTGTATTCCCCACTAAGTGCATGTTACTAGATATTTTATCCCATAAGGAACTAATAACAAATCCGCTTCAGAGAATGTGGATCTAGACTGGCCTCAGAGACGCCATGCATCCAAAAAGATCCCAATGCCTTCACAACTGCTGGAGAATTGGAATAAAGTAAGAACACATTCCTTAAAATataaagtgtgtgcatgtgtgcgtgagagagagagaacaattttATGTCTCTAATATTAAAAGTATTagatataaaaaatattaaagaagaagaaacattgcAGACAATGGTCTTTCATTGGTTGGGTAACAGCATCTACTTCTCTGCTCCAAGTTTCTGAGACAATATCCGAATTAAAAGCACTTCTCATATATGTTAGCAGCTCTTGTCAGTTACAGCATTTCCCCTTAAGCTCTCATTTGTGACGGGGAGTTTATTGTATGCAGTTGGCAGACAAGACACTAGGCCCCCAGCTGTTCAGATTCCTTCTATGAGTCAACATAATTGCACCCCCCACTCTAATATCTTCAGCCTCTCTTTGCTGTTGGTTGGTTGTAATGGACATACCTAAAGTAATTGAGCCACCTGTTGCATCGCCAGTTCTGTTTATGGAAGCCCGGCTGAACACTCAATAACTTGGTTTGACACTAATTGTTTAAGAGCATGCCATTGTGATGGCATTGTAAATAAAGTTGTAGATTTCTTTTAATCAATAATAACAACTTGCTCACTAGAGTATAAGTTCATGGCTTTGTTACCCTTTGTTACCTTAGGCGCTTAATGCCAATTTTAAGCCCATTATAAAACCTGTGCATTTGAAAATAAGTTTATTTTTACAATAATGTACTCTTCCAGCTCGCATTTTTCAGAGTCTTAGAGCAAATGTCAAAATAGAAATATCTACAATGAAATTCATATTTCTACATGGTTTGAGCTATCTGTTTGCTGTTCATTAGGGGGTATATGGAAAGTTAAATGATATCAGCACAATCCTTAGTAGGGAAGAGTAAATAGTGAAGGGATGGGAGGATACAAAGATTATGTCTAGGTTCACCATGGCTGCCATTGGGTCACCATCCAGAGGTTGACCAGATGCACAATTCCATCTCATCCAGGGAAGGGAATGCtgccagttgatggaaaccacaggaggggaaagtgctcttgtgctcgaatcctgctagCTGGTTTCTCATAGGCAACTGttcagccattgtgagaacaggatgctggactagatgggccattggcctgatccagcaggctcttgttaTGCTCTTAAATAGTTATTTAGATTATGGTACGTCTGCACTAACGGCACAGGTAAATGACCTTACACCAACCATAACATACCATGGAGACAATGGTTCTAATCTGTTTGCAAACATGCCATTTCCATTATCTTCTAGCCAGCCAATCCATAAAAGCCGAAGCATCTAGAACTGTCACTGGATTCAAGACTTTCTTCCTAAATCAATGGAAGGGGCTGGTGTCAGCTCCCAAAGGTAAACTTTTGGAAGATTTCACAGGGCCTTTATTAGGCCTTTAAAGTGTTTGGgaaatggatatacagtggtacctcgggttaagaacttaattcgttctggaggtccgttcttaatctgaaactgttcttaacctgaggtaccactttagctaatggggcctctcgctgctgctgtgctaccgccacacaatttctgttctcatcctgaagcaaagttcttaacccgaggtactatttctgttagcggagtctgtaacctgaaacatctgtaacctgaagcatctgtaacctgaagcatctgtaacctaaggtaccactgtacagatgaaTATAACTGGAAAAAGGTGGCACAAACTATGGTTATCTAGACTGTATTGGTCAGCTTCAGCATACAGAAGGGAGAGTACATTCAAAGTCACCCACAGGGGCACTGCACAGTGGTGCAACTTTCCCGAATGACATCAGGGACTCTCACCAAATTGCTGATGCTGATGTAGAGGTAAAGGTACATTCCACCATTTATGGTGGGAATGCCCAAATGTTGGTCTGATGTCTATAAAGAAATATCTAATGTCTGTAAAACTGATTGCTGTGTTGTATTTATGGAATGGGCTTGTGGGTACTCCATTCATGAAGGATTTAGTAACATAGATGCTGACTGAAACTCATATTTCAATTGCATGAAAATGGAAAGGCATAAAGGATTAGCAAATCATGCTCTGGTATAAGAATGTGTGGGCAActgtaattaaatatatatatatacaaatcaTTTAAAAGTTTCCACTGGCACAGACAACACAGAACACTTTTAAGCCATTTGGTGGGACTTCATGCACAAACTGGACCCAGTGCACAAACTTACCTGTCTGCATCGATGGGAGAAATTTGGCATATCAAAGGTTGTTATCTGCACTGCTCCTGTAATTGTCAGCTTTGTATATACAGTGTTAGTTTCTTATTAGTGCTAATGTGTCTCAGTTCTGCTCAGAGCggctccattgaaattaatggatccaaGTTAGTCATAtctttttcaatgggtttactctggaTGGAGCTAGCATTGAATACAATttattgagctcaatgggacttagtttattttttttattattattttttaaaaacagtagatAACTAAATCCTAGGGCCATTTGTCACACAAACTGCATTCCATGAGATTTATGGCATATCAAATATTTGTTTTGCCAATGTGGGAATTTGCTGCCATGGCTCAGGATGAGTCTTGCATGCCTTGCTACTCTGTTATGTAACACCATAGTCTGCGATTAGGAAATTTCATGGAGCTCTATTGTTCATTTTCTTATCTGAATGGTATTTTTTAATGCAAGTACATATGCTTCTCTGCCAGAAAATCAAGGTCAGACAGAGACAACAGCTACAAATCAGACAGAGTATCTTCTGTGCCAGACATTGGGAAATGGATTCTAAGCAAGGTTTGGATATCAAACCATTCACGGATGACTATCGAAACCAAAATATGTGACATTATAAGTTTCTCAACCTGAACAGGCTTGCAATTCATTTCTAGGTCCAATTCATGGTCCTGGTCTTGACCTATAAAGTCCTATCTCAGTACCAAATGGTACCTAACCATACCCCAAGATCATCATCAGAGACTATTCTCCAAGTGCTCCCTAAATCACTGTATTTTCAATGCCAAGcaactacttcttcttttttgtgcctttcaatatttttaaaatcattttaacatcttttttgtCTCTGACAAATTGATGGAGCAAGGAAgatctgctgttgctgctctcttTAATTGTTTGTTGCATCTTTTAATTATTATATAtagtattttactttattttattttattattttattttttggtagggAGCCACCCTGAAGATATTTTTTGATGGGCACAACTCACTTGTGAGGCAGATGTGTGGTTATCTCTTTTTTCTGAATCAAGGGGGAAATGATAGAACTCTCTAGGGTAAGTCTAACCTAGAGAAAGAAATGCCCTTGGGGAATAAGGGAAGGAGAGTATCAGACAGCTCTGAGTGAGCCCTGAGAAACAGGCTAAGAAGGCAAAAGTAGGAGCCGCCTTGGGTCTCTGTCAGGGAAAAGGcagagaataagaataagaataacagGAGTAGGGCCAATTCAAAAACTGTAACTAGGGCAGAGAATCTTAGAAGATGAAGAACCATTTAGCACAGCAGTtaaatcatctgctttgcatgcaaaaggttgcaggttcagtctccaCCATCTGCAGGTAGAACTAAAATATACCCTCACCTGAAACCCAGTACAGCCACTGCcagctgagctagatgaacttaTGGTgtaactcagtataagacagcttcctatcttTTCCTCTTAGGCCAGGCacgggcaaacttggccctccagatgttttgagacaattcccatcatccctaaagactggtcctgttagctagggatgatgggagttgtagtcccaaaacacctggagggccgagtttgcctaagcCTGTCTTAGGCAGTCAATGACCAGAACCTTATTCATGAGTTACTCGTGTGTAGGGCCTTGCTATGTTGACAGAGAAACAGGGCTGCAATTTTAGGGGGGGGGCCAATATGTCATTACACCTTTCTGTAAGAAATGCATGTTGCTCTTGGTGGTCTGCAAAGAATATCCAGGAGGCTCTGCATGATGGCAGCATCCATGCAATGGACATCTGTGGATGCATATTGGCAACATCTATCAAATATATAGGTGATaaagctctgcatgcagaaaatcccagatCTTAGCACCAGCATATCAAAGgatcttacagcacaatcctaaccatgtctactcagaaaggAGCCTTGTTGAATTCAATGTATCAGATTTCCAGAGATTGATATTTTAGTTTTAGTTAGCAGAACTGGGCAAGACCTTTGCCCTAAAGACTTGGGGAGCCATTGCAGGTCAGAATAAGCAGTCCTGGGCTGGATGCACCAATGCTTTAACTCAGACCAAGATCACTTCATTGGTATTGTACCACTTAGTCAACTTCTGAATCCCTGCAAATGAGGAAGGAAAAGAAGTATATACAGCAAGCCAAGCCATTTATTCACAGTCACTATTGAGGTTCATTTTAATTAAACAGTTTTCGAGTGgcatgtcttcaaagcccagatCCATTTAGAATGTTGAGATCTAAACAATCACTTCCAAACATGTCCATCTTGTTTTTTTAGAAGCAACTATTTACATCAGTGCTTCAGAGGGATGCTGACCTTCCTGATTCAAGTTGGTATGGGTGAGTCTTTGCATATAGGCAGCTGTTGTAGACTCAGGCAGCAGGTCAGCAACTTGTGCAACAGGAAGGAAGTCATCTCACTTTGTCAAGACAGTGGAATTGTCCAATTGGCTGCCTGGATTCAATAAGATTGCATTCAGCCTATCCAAATACTTAGGTAGCAAATGGCTACAGGTCTGTTCCAGCAACAACTTCATGAACACCAGTTGACTGGACTACTTTGCAATTCGCTGCTTATTATAATCTAGGCCTATTTAAACAAATGGACCCTAAACTCAGTTGACCCTATGAAGAAAAGAATCATTAACTAGCCCCtttgaaaagttttttttttaaaaaaaagagtgtcCTGTTCTATGACATTGTCCAGTAAGGCACCATTTGTTCATTGAAAATGCATATGAGCTCTTTCAAGAGTCCTTCCTCTTTTCAGGAAACCTACGGGACAGTTTGTAATCTAAATAAGCGCTGAAACAGGACCATAAAATGAATCGCGTTAATATAATTACAACCACTAAAATCATCAAAGGGCCTGATCCCATATTTAAGCTACAATAATGAGGTAACGGGGTAGGGGGGATACTAATCCTACTACTATCACTGCTCTGGGAGATCTAATTATATAATGTCGTATTCAGGGCTGTGTGGCGGATGGAGCCATTCCTGTAACATTCCAATCAAAGTGATCTCACTAGCATGTGAAGGAAGAGTCCAGCTGACAGATTTGGGACATGTACTATTTAGTCAAGAGGCCCCATGTACTATTCATAAAGAATTAACAACTCTTATATTGACAATGACATTATTGTCAGAAGATCTTTGGAAGGGGAAGAAGGGGGGCAACCTCcataaactctctctctcacaccctgTGAAgttagactctctctctctctctctctctctctctctctctctctctctctctctttttccagccTCTTTTTTCCCAATGCTGATGTAATCTCCAAACATCTCCAACAGCAGCTGCTTAGCGAAACCGGGCACCTTCTCCCTAGTCCTTTTCAGAAGCACACGCGGCACTTTCCAGCCCCCTCAAGACAATTGGGGCCTTTCTTTTGCCAATTAGCTATCACTTCAAGAGCCCCCGCGCTGTCCAACGGGCTCTTAAGAACAGTCTTTGCAGGAAACAACACTGGAGgggctttttcttttcctttcctagacaaattaaaaaggaaaaaggagggagggagaagaagggggaaagcaaATCAGAGCACAGAAACTTCCCAAAATGCATTGCTCATCAATTAGTCCAGGGCCGCATGCAAAAGCACCCATGAGAGTCAATCTCATAGCGAGGAAGAaggcggccgggggggggggagggaaatgctcACTTTCTCTTTGGGAGACTGTTTCGGTCAGTATGTTAAGCAGATGTGACAGAAAAGACTGTTATAGCAAAGCTCAGAGTTACAAAAACTGTACAAGAAAAGGAGTTCTTGGAAGGCTGGTCTTTGCTTCTCTGTGTTAGGGGCATTGTTATTTGTAGCAAAGTGAAATAGGAAAACGAAGCTTTGTGGGGCTTGATTTTGCTATCTATTGGTGGAGATAAATAGGAGGGGGACTTTGCAAAAGCCCTACTGTAGACCAGTGCAAATGAGACTCAGCTACTGTGCTTCAAGAAAATAAAACAGGTTGGGTTCATGGGAAACTAGATATTGAGGCAGAGGCAGATTGAACCGTAGTTATTGCCTCAGTTGGTTTGCCATGGTAGGGTATGATAGAGCTACTTGGCCCATTGAAGTTTCAATTCCTTGAAAGCAATGGAGCTGAGGTATACGACTTTGGTTTATTGTAGTACTTTACTCCAAACAAGGTGCCTTTTGGTCCCTGTCAGGACCAAAGGTCACTAGTTACCTAACTCtgatacatatatatattcttatgaaAATTGCCCTtacatcagggatggagaacctccaGAAGTTGCAGGAGTGCAATTGCTGTCAGCTTTgatcattagccatgctgactggagacTCTGCTcgctgggagtgatgggagtcCAGTGGCTTACCTTGAGGGATACAGATTTCTCATCCCTGCATTAAAACATATGGTTGGAGTAAATCTTTTCTTCACATATTGACCAAACTCACAAACTGAGGTCAAGTCGGCTGGGCCTGTTGTTTACACTGTCATTTTGACAGGTTCAGATATCATCAGCTAAAGACTGAGCATTTTAACTGGAGCCCCAAGCCATGAAACCTTCCAGGCCCGTGTAGAGCTTGTCTGAGGACCAGTACAGGGGTCTTGTTTTAATAAAgttataaatgcaaacaaaaaagCAGAGGGTCTCTGATGGGACCCCCTGGCCagcttagccctccaaggcctggggcaagtgtacccagctgccCGTCCCGTCCCATTCCCGCCCCCCGCACAGGCCTGGAGCTTCTCAAGAGGTAAGGAAGATTCATCTCCACTGCCCTTTCACATGGGTTGTAAATCCTCTCAGTTTCATCAAGGTTTCCAAAGAAGTTGTATTCATTTTGGTGTTTCGTTTCATATGCAATATGTACTGGTTTCAAATAATGTTTTGGTCTTGGCAATTTTGGGTGGTTGTAACTGCTTTGAGTTTAAGAAGCATGGGATCAAAttataaataaatcatatttatttacatatacaatTTTATTACTCAGATTTCTATGATAAAGTTTCAGAATGATGTAACATACAAGAAAAAAAGTCAATACATACTACAATTTTATGGAAGTACAATAATCTATAGCCACCAGTCCAGTACTAGTCACACTTTAGCAGTACTTAGAAAACTCATTTATAAAAGGTTCTAGTTCATCCTGTCCCAAAAGGAACTAGTTCAAGTTAAAGCTCGTACTTTTATAAAACCAACTAGTTTGgttcaagttcatccaaatgGACTTTTTAGTTCATGAAAGACTAATTCTTTGGAGGTGGGAAATCAGCATTCAGAATATGATAAACTGAAGTATAGGGTCCAAAAGTAAATCAGGGGCTACACACAAGTAATAAGATGTCTAAAAGACAGAATTGTCTTTCCTCATAATTCTATTTCTATCTTGGAAAAGGCTTACCTGTTTAATTTCTGCCTGCTACACAGCAGGCACAAGACAGCATTCACTTTGTTATTTTACCTGTACTTCACACTGCAAGCTTCCCCTGTTGGAAGAAAATGAATCTCTTCAGCAAAGAAGATACTGGAAATGCCTCATATTCCTTCTTTCTTTGCTTAGCAACAGTGATTTTGGTGACTGAGTGACCATAGCAACAGCAATACCTCCATATCTGCCTAATAAGACACATAATGTTGCCtccatgttttgttttctaactttcaactgacactttaaaaaaaatatatgaaagctTCCAGGCCTCCTACTGGAGGCAAGGGGTGGAAAAGGGAAATGAACATGAAGATTAACTAGAAACCATTCAAAGTTCCACCCCAAAATAACCTTAATTCACCTTTAACTCATCCAGCAATAATGGGAACTATTTTCAGGTgtagttcagagatttttgaactagTTCAGTGAACTTCATTAAACCAAACAGGTTTATTCCAACCGCTGCACTTTAGTCTATATCTAACCCAGAATGAGGGTACTTAAGCCAACAGAGTTATGCAAACTTAATTCTGGGTTCGATTTAAGCCTCTGTTTTGTGTGGCTAGTGGTCCAGTTGAGGGGAAGGGGATCCCTAGATGCAATAAACACAACAAGCACATTGTGCTTAATGGGGATCAGATGAGAATTTTATTAGTTCTCTATTTCTGTGTCAGGATAAATTCTTCTTATAACATATCAGTGTTGACCTCATTATTCACAATTATCCTGGGGGACGGATTATAACAGGCAGCGTTTTACAGTAATGAATCAAGTtacttttctgggggggggggtatattcTATGGCTTTTGCACCACAGtcccatgcatgtctactcagaagaaaatctCATTAAGTACAATGGATTTCCTCCCAAGTGTATAGGGTTGCAACCTTAATGTCCAGCATTGACTTTTGcctcacacctccctcttctGGAATTGAAGATCCTTCCTCTGCTTCACCATAAGAAAGAAATATTCCCAATATACTATGGTAATTTTAGCTCCATGTATGAGATGGGAATTGCACACCCTGGGAGATTCATGGGATGGGAAGCCCCATGCTGTACATCTTTGTCCTGATCCAGTAAGGCAGATCCGCGTGCACAGCTGATTTGAATGTGTATCTTCATCTGGATGGACTGTGAACATTATTATGCTTATCCTATCGAACTGGCTGAGTGCATCTTTTGATGCAAATGGGGCTGCATGTTGCCCCCATTCCAGACCACCAGTTGTTATGTATAACTAGATCTCCTTGACTACAATGGGACTGTGGTCAATGTATGTCGTATACATCTCTGTGAAAAATGGTGATATACTCATAACTAATATATTGTCATAGTATCTTGgttatatgcttttttaaaaaaacaacaaccagattcAGTATTTTTGATCTTCATGACCTTGCAATCAGGAGGAAGATACTTGAACAACtaatcagaaaaataataattacattttAGTTGGCCTCCAATTTGCAAACAAAAATTACTGACATTCAATATCAACAGTAAACAAGGATTATATTCGGTATCAACTGCAATGGGTTCTAGTCcgtaaaattgtgtgtgtgtgtgtgtgttacaaatttattttccttctttGTATTGAAATATTTACATTCTGCCTTTCCGCCTCATTTAAATTACCTTCAGGGTGCTTACAGCTCATAAGAAAATGACAATTAAAACATCCTAACCATCATCACAAGCTAACCACTATAGGAAATAAATAACGTATGAAGATGGTGAAAATTATATCTtaacacaaaattaaaagaataagGAAATAGGATACTTAACTTACTCTTATTAGTCACATATTCAGAGAGGGTGGAAAAGGCAGCAACACAAACCTAGCAAGGGCCTTTTGACTAATACAGAGGTCTCGaagttttcttttaaagattttttaaattaaaaaaacccagagatcGCCAGTGCTTATCCCTTAGCATCACAGGTTTCCTACATTTATCAGACTGGAAAGGTAAAGGCATCTCTTTTCAATGTATTTACCTAAGGTCCCACAATTCCCTGTACAATGAAGTGAAAACAATACAGCCTTTTAGAGGAGTCCTGTTAAAAGCCAAATCAAGGAGTTTTATCTTTAAAGGGCAAAATCTGAAATGTTGACAAAGTAAACAACTGTTTCAAGACCTTGTGATTATATGCATGCTCCAAGTTCTTTCAATGTTACATTGTGCCGAGAAGGACACAAACCACATGCCTCTTACTTACTCTTCGGCAACGAAAAATGTCACAAAAGTACTGAGAGAACAGGCAAGCATTGATAGAAACTAGAGGAGAAACTATGCAAGAGTAGCTTCCCCCTCAACTTCAGATTAAAAAAAGAGTTCATTTTAATATCATCCTTGCATTTTAATCAAATTTGCATCATATTGTGTGGGATGCTGATCAAACCTGTGACATCAATTCTGAGCTGGTGTGGTGGCAAGGACTGTTCAATTGCTTCAGGAGTGCATCAGCCTTCATTCCATTTATTTCTGTGAAGGAAGGGAATGCTGTCAAGATGGCTGGGATTAAAGTCCCCCAGTGAGGGAGGCAGAGGACTGAGAGGTGGTCCCAGGATGTAGCAAAGCTAAGGGACAGGAAACCTAGAATTAAGGAGGTTGAAGGGAGATTACAGAGCAGGCAAAGGACTTAGAGGGACATGAAGGAATAGTAGCTTGCTTGAGAGAAAAGACAGCAGGGACTGGAAATGAAAAATGGGACTAATCAGAGAAGGAGTCACAGCATTCAGTTTCAAAGCATTTAAGGTTGAGGGAGCTATATGCTTTGATGGGAAAAGAAAGGCATACTAGGAAGGCTGGTCAAGATATAGAGTGACTAATTGCTACATCCAGACTATGCCAAGGGATTCTTCTTGTTGTGGGTTGGCCAGTATAACTGTCAAAaagcagggggcggggaggcaaatATTATT
The nucleotide sequence above comes from Podarcis raffonei isolate rPodRaf1 chromosome 1, rPodRaf1.pri, whole genome shotgun sequence. Encoded proteins:
- the SMIM38 gene encoding small integral membrane protein 38, translated to MGSGPLMILVVVIILTRFILWSCFSAYLDYKLSRRFPEKRKDS